One window of the Saccopteryx bilineata isolate mSacBil1 chromosome 2, mSacBil1_pri_phased_curated, whole genome shotgun sequence genome contains the following:
- the NEMP1 gene encoding nuclear envelope integral membrane protein 1 — protein MAGGMKVAVSPAVGALPWGWGAGSPGAVRLLLVLSGCLVCHSAKIDVKVAMLQESRVYKMDTRQQFCYENVLIPKWHDIWTRLQIRVNSSKLVRVTQVENEEKLKELEQFSIWNFFSSFLKEKLNDTYVNVGLYSTKTCLKVEIIEENTEYSITVTRRFDPKLFLIFLLGLMLFYCGDLLSRSQIFYYSTGMSVGIVASLLIIIFMLYKLMPKKSPIYIILVGGWSFSLYLIQLVFKNLQEIWRCYWQYLLSYVLAVGFMSFAVCYKYGPLENERSINLLTWTLQLVGLCFMYSGIQIPHIALAIIIIALCTKNVEYPIRWLYITYRKMYKATEKAAPPPLLTEEEYRIQGEVETQKALEELRQFCNSPDCSAWKTVSRIRSPKRFADFVEGSFHLTPNEVSVYEQEYGLGSIMAQDELYEETSSAEEEDSGSQYPAITQNNCLT, from the exons ATGGCGGGAGGAATGAAAGTGGCGGTGTCTCCAGCCGTTGGAGCCCTACCCTGGGGCTGGGGGGCCGGGAGCCCTGGGGCAGTGCGGCTGCTCCTGGTTCTCTCCGGCTGCTTGGTCTGCCATTCAG CTAAAATTGATGTAAAAGTGGCCATGCTTCAGGAATCTCGAGTTTATAAGATGGATACCAGGCAACAATTCTGTTATGAAAATGTGCTTATTCCAAAGTGGCATGATATATGGACACGACTACAG ATCCGGGTAAATAGTTCCAAACTGGTACGCGTCACCCAggtggagaatgaggagaaactGAAGGAGCTAGAGCAGTTCAGTATCtggaatttcttttcttcctttttaaaagaaaaattgaatgaCACCTATGTTAACGTGGGTTTATACAGCACAAAAACCTGCCTCAAAGTTGAAATTATAGAGGAAAACACCGAATACAGTATCACTGTGACCCGCA GATTTGACCCAAAActctttctcattttcctccttGGACTTATGTTATTTTATTGTGGAGACTTGCTAAGCAG AAGCCAAATCTTCTACTATTCCACTGGGATGAGTGTGGGAATTGTGGCCTCTCTGCTAATTATCATTTTCATGTTGTACAAGTTAATGCCTAAG AAAAGTCCCATTTATATCATCCTGGTGGGAGGCTGGTCCTTTTCACTGTATCTCATtcaactagtttttaaaaatttacaagagATCTGGAGATGTTACTGGCAGTATCTTTTAA GCTATGTCCTAGCAGTTGGATTCATGAGTTTTGCAGTCTGTTACAAGTATGGGCCCTTGGAGAACGAACGAAGTATCAACCTGCTGACCTGGACCTTGCAGCTGGTGGGCCTGTGTTTCATGTATTCTGGTATCCAGATACCACACATTGCCCTTGCCATTATCATCATTGCGCTGTGTACTAAGAACGTGGAGTACCCTATTCGGTGGCTGTACATCACCTACAG aaaaatgtataaggcaacagaAAAGGCTGCCCCGCCTCCTCTCCTGACAGAAGAAGAGTATCGGATACAAGGAGAAGTGGAGACCCAAAAGGCTTTAGAGGAGCTTCGACAATTTTGTAACAGTCCAGACTGCTCTGCTTGGAAGACTGTTTCTCGAATCCGGTCTCCAAAGAG ATTTGCTGACTTTGTGGAAGGCTCTTTTCACCTCACACCAAATGAAGTTTCTGTCTATGAGCAGGAATATGGATTAGGGAGCATTATGGCCCAGGATGAACTCTATGAAGAAACATCCTCTGCGGAGGAGGAGGACTCAGGTTCTCAGTACCCTGCTATCACACAAAACAACTGTTTGACTTAG
- the NAB2 gene encoding NGFI-A-binding protein 2 isoform X1 — translation MHRAPSPTTEQPPGGVDSARKTLQTRLKLSVRAMALPRTLGELQLYRVLQRANLLSYYETFIQQGGDDVQQLCEAGEEEFLEIMALVGMATKPLHVRRLQKALREWATNPGLFSQPVPAVPVSSIPLFKISETAGSRKGSMSNGHGSPGEKAGSALSFSPKSPLELGEKLSPVPGGPGAGDSRMWPGRSTPESDVGAGGEEEAGSPPFSPPAGGGVLEGTGAGGLAATGAGGAPERLEPEMVRMVVESVERIFRSFPRGDAGEVTSLLKLNKKLARSVGHIFEMDDNDSQKEEEIRKYSIIYGRFDSKRREGKQLSLHELTINEAAAQFCMRDNSLLLRRVELFSLSRQVARESTYLSSLKGSRLHPEELGGPPLKKLKQEVGEQSHSEIQQPPPGPESYAPPYRTSLEEDSASLSGESLDGHLQVPLPTAVGSCPRLTPPPADLPLALPAHGLWSRHILQQTLMDEGLRLARLVSHDRVGRLSPCVPAKPPLAEFEEGLLDRCPAPGPHPALVEGRRSSVKVEAEASRQ, via the exons ATGCACAGAGCGCCCTCCCCCACTACCGAGCAGCCGCCGGGTGGAGTGGACAGCGCCCGCAAAACCCTGCAGACCAGACTCAA GCTTAGTGTTCGAGCCATGGCACTGCCTCGGACACTGGGGGAGCTGCAGCTGTACCGGGTCCTGCAGCGTGCCAATCTGCTTTCCTACTATGAGACCTTCATCCAGCAGGGAGGGGACGACGTGCAGCAACTATGCGAGGCGGGTGAGGAGGAGTTCCTGGAGATCATGGCACTTGTGGGCATGGCCACCAAGCCCCTCCACGTCCGACGCCTGCAGAAGGCTCTGAGAGAATGGGCCACCAATCCAGGGCTCTTCAGCCAGCCAGTGCCTGCCGTGCCTGTTTCCAGCATTCCTCTTTTCAAGATCTCAGAGACTGCAGGCTCCCGGAAAGGAAGCATGAGCAACGGTCATGGCAGCCCAGGGGAAAAGGCTGGCAGCGCTCTAAGTTTTAGCCCCAAGAGCCCCCTTGAACTTGGAGAGAAGCTGTCACCAGTGCCTGGGGGGCCTGGAGCAGGGGACTCCCGAATGTGGCCAGGGCGGAGCACTCCAGAGTCTGATGTTGgggcgggaggagaagaggaggctgGTTCACCCCCCTTTTCCCCACCTGCAGGGGGAGGAGTCCTTGAGGGAACTGGGGCTGGAGGCTTGGCAGCCACAGGGGCTGGGGGTGCTCCTGAGAGACTGGAGCCAGAGATGGTACGCATGGTGGTGGAGAGTGTAGAAAGGATCTTCCGAAGCTTCCCAAGGGGGGATGCTGGGGAGGTGACGTCCCTGCTGAAGCTGAACAAGAAGCTGGCACGGAGCGTGGGGCATATCTTTGAGATGGATGATAATGACagccagaaggaggaggagatccGCAAATACAGCATCATCTATGGCCGCTTTGACTCGAAGCGGCGGGAAGGCAAGCAGCTTAGCTTACATGAG CTGACCATCAATGAGGCTGCTGCTCAGTTCTGCATGAGGGACAACTCGCTGTTACTGCGGAGGGTAGAACTCTTCTCCTTATCACGCCAAGTGGCCCGAGAGAGCACCTACCTGTCCTCCTTGAAGGGCTCCAG GCTCCACCCTGAAGAATTGGGAGGCCCCCCACTGAAGAAGCTGAAACAGGAG GTTGGAGAGCAAAGTCACTCTGAAATCCAGCAGCCTCCCCCAGGCCCTGAGTCCTATGCACCCCCATATCGCACCAGCCTGGAGGAAGACAGCGCCAGCCTGTCTGGGGAAAGTCTAGATGGACACTTGCAGG TGCCCCTGCCCACAGCTGTGGGGTCATGCCCCAGGCTGACGCCGCCCCCTGCTGACCTGCCTCTGGCATTGCCAGCCCATGGGCTGTGGAGCCGCCACATCCTGCAGCAGACACTGATGGATGAGGGGCTGCGGCTAGCCCGCCTCGTCTCCCATGACCGCGTGGGCCGCCTCAGCCCCTGTGTGCCTGCAAAGCCGCCTCTCGCAG AGTTTGAGGAAGGGCTGCTGGACCGATGCCCTGCCCCAGGACCTCATCCAGCTCTGGTGGAAGGTCGCAGGAGCAGTGTGAAAGTGGAGGCTGAAGCCAGCCGGCAGTGA
- the NAB2 gene encoding NGFI-A-binding protein 2 isoform X2, with amino-acid sequence MHRAPSPTTEQPPGGVDSARKTLQTRLKLSVRAMALPRTLGELQLYRVLQRANLLSYYETFIQQGGDDVQQLCEAGEEEFLEIMALVGMATKPLHVRRLQKALREWATNPGLFSQPVPAVPVSSIPLFKISETAGSRKGSMSNGHGSPGEKAGSALSFSPKSPLELGEKLSPVPGGPGAGDSRMWPGRSTPESDVGAGGEEEAGSPPFSPPAGGGVLEGTGAGGLAATGAGGAPERLEPEMVRMVVESVERIFRSFPRGDAGEVTSLLKLNKKLARSVGHIFEMDDNDSQKEEEIRKYSIIYGRFDSKRREGKQLSLHELTINEAAAQFCMRDNSLLLRRVELFSLSRQVARESTYLSSLKGSRLHPEELGGPPLKKLKQEVGEQSHSEIQQPPPGPESYAPPYRTSLEEDSASLSGESLDGHLQAVGSCPRLTPPPADLPLALPAHGLWSRHILQQTLMDEGLRLARLVSHDRVGRLSPCVPAKPPLAEFEEGLLDRCPAPGPHPALVEGRRSSVKVEAEASRQ; translated from the exons ATGCACAGAGCGCCCTCCCCCACTACCGAGCAGCCGCCGGGTGGAGTGGACAGCGCCCGCAAAACCCTGCAGACCAGACTCAA GCTTAGTGTTCGAGCCATGGCACTGCCTCGGACACTGGGGGAGCTGCAGCTGTACCGGGTCCTGCAGCGTGCCAATCTGCTTTCCTACTATGAGACCTTCATCCAGCAGGGAGGGGACGACGTGCAGCAACTATGCGAGGCGGGTGAGGAGGAGTTCCTGGAGATCATGGCACTTGTGGGCATGGCCACCAAGCCCCTCCACGTCCGACGCCTGCAGAAGGCTCTGAGAGAATGGGCCACCAATCCAGGGCTCTTCAGCCAGCCAGTGCCTGCCGTGCCTGTTTCCAGCATTCCTCTTTTCAAGATCTCAGAGACTGCAGGCTCCCGGAAAGGAAGCATGAGCAACGGTCATGGCAGCCCAGGGGAAAAGGCTGGCAGCGCTCTAAGTTTTAGCCCCAAGAGCCCCCTTGAACTTGGAGAGAAGCTGTCACCAGTGCCTGGGGGGCCTGGAGCAGGGGACTCCCGAATGTGGCCAGGGCGGAGCACTCCAGAGTCTGATGTTGgggcgggaggagaagaggaggctgGTTCACCCCCCTTTTCCCCACCTGCAGGGGGAGGAGTCCTTGAGGGAACTGGGGCTGGAGGCTTGGCAGCCACAGGGGCTGGGGGTGCTCCTGAGAGACTGGAGCCAGAGATGGTACGCATGGTGGTGGAGAGTGTAGAAAGGATCTTCCGAAGCTTCCCAAGGGGGGATGCTGGGGAGGTGACGTCCCTGCTGAAGCTGAACAAGAAGCTGGCACGGAGCGTGGGGCATATCTTTGAGATGGATGATAATGACagccagaaggaggaggagatccGCAAATACAGCATCATCTATGGCCGCTTTGACTCGAAGCGGCGGGAAGGCAAGCAGCTTAGCTTACATGAG CTGACCATCAATGAGGCTGCTGCTCAGTTCTGCATGAGGGACAACTCGCTGTTACTGCGGAGGGTAGAACTCTTCTCCTTATCACGCCAAGTGGCCCGAGAGAGCACCTACCTGTCCTCCTTGAAGGGCTCCAG GCTCCACCCTGAAGAATTGGGAGGCCCCCCACTGAAGAAGCTGAAACAGGAG GTTGGAGAGCAAAGTCACTCTGAAATCCAGCAGCCTCCCCCAGGCCCTGAGTCCTATGCACCCCCATATCGCACCAGCCTGGAGGAAGACAGCGCCAGCCTGTCTGGGGAAAGTCTAGATGGACACTTGCAGG CTGTGGGGTCATGCCCCAGGCTGACGCCGCCCCCTGCTGACCTGCCTCTGGCATTGCCAGCCCATGGGCTGTGGAGCCGCCACATCCTGCAGCAGACACTGATGGATGAGGGGCTGCGGCTAGCCCGCCTCGTCTCCCATGACCGCGTGGGCCGCCTCAGCCCCTGTGTGCCTGCAAAGCCGCCTCTCGCAG AGTTTGAGGAAGGGCTGCTGGACCGATGCCCTGCCCCAGGACCTCATCCAGCTCTGGTGGAAGGTCGCAGGAGCAGTGTGAAAGTGGAGGCTGAAGCCAGCCGGCAGTGA
- the NAB2 gene encoding NGFI-A-binding protein 2 isoform X3 → MHRAPSPTTEQPPGGVDSARKTLQTRLKLSVRAMALPRTLGELQLYRVLQRANLLSYYETFIQQGGDDVQQLCEAGEEEFLEIMALVGMATKPLHVRRLQKALREWATNPGLFSQPVPAVPVSSIPLFKISETAGSRKGSMSNGHGSPGEKAGSALSFSPKSPLELGEKLSPVPGGPGAGDSRMWPGRSTPESDVGAGGEEEAGSPPFSPPAGGGVLEGTGAGGLAATGAGGAPERLEPEMVRMVVESVERIFRSFPRGDAGEVTSLLKLNKKLARSVGHIFEMDDNDSQKEEEIRKYSIIYGRFDSKRREGKQLSLHELTINEAAAQFCMRDNSLLLRRVELFSLSRQVARESTYLSSLKGSRLHPEELGGPPLKKLKQEVGEQSHSEIQQPPPGPESYAPPYRTSLEEDSASLSGESLDGHLQEFEEGLLDRCPAPGPHPALVEGRRSSVKVEAEASRQ, encoded by the exons ATGCACAGAGCGCCCTCCCCCACTACCGAGCAGCCGCCGGGTGGAGTGGACAGCGCCCGCAAAACCCTGCAGACCAGACTCAA GCTTAGTGTTCGAGCCATGGCACTGCCTCGGACACTGGGGGAGCTGCAGCTGTACCGGGTCCTGCAGCGTGCCAATCTGCTTTCCTACTATGAGACCTTCATCCAGCAGGGAGGGGACGACGTGCAGCAACTATGCGAGGCGGGTGAGGAGGAGTTCCTGGAGATCATGGCACTTGTGGGCATGGCCACCAAGCCCCTCCACGTCCGACGCCTGCAGAAGGCTCTGAGAGAATGGGCCACCAATCCAGGGCTCTTCAGCCAGCCAGTGCCTGCCGTGCCTGTTTCCAGCATTCCTCTTTTCAAGATCTCAGAGACTGCAGGCTCCCGGAAAGGAAGCATGAGCAACGGTCATGGCAGCCCAGGGGAAAAGGCTGGCAGCGCTCTAAGTTTTAGCCCCAAGAGCCCCCTTGAACTTGGAGAGAAGCTGTCACCAGTGCCTGGGGGGCCTGGAGCAGGGGACTCCCGAATGTGGCCAGGGCGGAGCACTCCAGAGTCTGATGTTGgggcgggaggagaagaggaggctgGTTCACCCCCCTTTTCCCCACCTGCAGGGGGAGGAGTCCTTGAGGGAACTGGGGCTGGAGGCTTGGCAGCCACAGGGGCTGGGGGTGCTCCTGAGAGACTGGAGCCAGAGATGGTACGCATGGTGGTGGAGAGTGTAGAAAGGATCTTCCGAAGCTTCCCAAGGGGGGATGCTGGGGAGGTGACGTCCCTGCTGAAGCTGAACAAGAAGCTGGCACGGAGCGTGGGGCATATCTTTGAGATGGATGATAATGACagccagaaggaggaggagatccGCAAATACAGCATCATCTATGGCCGCTTTGACTCGAAGCGGCGGGAAGGCAAGCAGCTTAGCTTACATGAG CTGACCATCAATGAGGCTGCTGCTCAGTTCTGCATGAGGGACAACTCGCTGTTACTGCGGAGGGTAGAACTCTTCTCCTTATCACGCCAAGTGGCCCGAGAGAGCACCTACCTGTCCTCCTTGAAGGGCTCCAG GCTCCACCCTGAAGAATTGGGAGGCCCCCCACTGAAGAAGCTGAAACAGGAG GTTGGAGAGCAAAGTCACTCTGAAATCCAGCAGCCTCCCCCAGGCCCTGAGTCCTATGCACCCCCATATCGCACCAGCCTGGAGGAAGACAGCGCCAGCCTGTCTGGGGAAAGTCTAGATGGACACTTGCAGG AGTTTGAGGAAGGGCTGCTGGACCGATGCCCTGCCCCAGGACCTCATCCAGCTCTGGTGGAAGGTCGCAGGAGCAGTGTGAAAGTGGAGGCTGAAGCCAGCCGGCAGTGA